In the genome of Nocardia sp. NBC_00416, one region contains:
- a CDS encoding sensor histidine kinase: MNTASVPAAPSSRPGLLRIPHAVRSGGRAAGPEHAVDRLERRFGLVIGLVGTIACVMELPEIIVQHRSVPLVWTLVTVPVAFGMLPVLVVVSMVAGPRLIRQVAGAAALGYLTAMMLVQAHYSEIVEAPGPIWAHRLIAVGVLAAALAWRPLLAGAYLVAASAIPGTALYVMFDDITPLNVVENFVRQAGLCGLFLWCVMYARAAGARVDRESAIASERAAAIAGTAARERERARFAALIHDGVLSTLLDASRTGGASPILRAQAERTLDQLDATRVSDIDPDYLDADSAVGFLRAAVHDVNAGVAFTACRGGRAGYLRMPVEAAGTLAAALAEATRNSLRHAGVPDRPVRRTVTVTVGAGGLRVVMRDNGLGFDREAVAVDRLGLSVSILGRMRQLPGGAGFVESEPGEGTVVTLMWGSAGGGDDVGSGQ, from the coding sequence ATGAACACGGCGTCCGTGCCTGCCGCGCCGTCTTCCCGGCCGGGCCTGTTGCGGATACCGCACGCGGTGCGCTCCGGTGGCCGTGCCGCTGGACCGGAACACGCCGTCGACCGGCTGGAGCGCCGGTTCGGTCTGGTGATCGGGCTTGTCGGAACCATTGCCTGCGTGATGGAGTTGCCCGAGATCATCGTGCAGCACCGCTCGGTCCCACTGGTGTGGACCCTTGTCACGGTGCCGGTGGCCTTCGGCATGCTGCCGGTGCTCGTGGTGGTGTCGATGGTCGCCGGGCCGCGCCTGATCAGGCAGGTGGCGGGTGCCGCCGCGCTCGGCTATCTCACGGCGATGATGCTGGTGCAGGCGCACTACTCCGAGATCGTGGAGGCGCCTGGACCGATCTGGGCGCACCGGCTGATCGCCGTCGGGGTGCTGGCGGCCGCGCTGGCCTGGCGACCGCTGCTCGCCGGCGCCTATCTCGTGGCCGCGTCGGCGATCCCGGGCACCGCGCTGTACGTGATGTTCGACGACATCACGCCGCTGAACGTGGTCGAGAATTTCGTGCGGCAGGCCGGGTTGTGCGGGCTGTTCCTGTGGTGTGTGATGTACGCCCGGGCGGCGGGCGCCCGGGTGGACCGGGAATCGGCGATCGCGAGCGAGCGGGCGGCGGCAATCGCGGGTACCGCCGCCCGGGAACGAGAACGGGCCCGGTTCGCCGCCCTCATCCACGATGGTGTGCTGTCGACACTGCTGGACGCCTCCCGTACCGGCGGCGCCTCTCCGATTCTGCGGGCACAGGCCGAACGCACCCTCGACCAGCTCGACGCCACCCGCGTCTCCGATATCGACCCCGACTATCTGGACGCCGATTCGGCCGTCGGTTTCCTGCGCGCGGCGGTGCACGACGTGAACGCCGGGGTTGCGTTCACGGCCTGTCGCGGGGGCCGCGCGGGTTACCTGCGGATGCCCGTGGAGGCTGCGGGCACCCTGGCGGCGGCGCTGGCGGAAGCCACCCGCAACAGCCTGCGTCATGCCGGCGTCCCCGACCGTCCTGTCCGGCGCACGGTGACGGTGACGGTCGGCGCGGGTGGGCTGCGGGTGGTGATGCGGGACAACGGCCTCGGCTTCGACAGGGAGGCAGTAGCGGTCGACCGGCTCGGCCTGTCGGTCAGTATCTTGGGCCGCATGCGGCAGCTGCCCGGCGGCGCGGGTTTCGTGGAATCGGAACCGGGGGAAGGGACAGTGGTGACCCTGATGTGGGGTAGCGCCGGGGGAGGTGACGATGTCGGATCAGGGCAGTGA
- a CDS encoding response regulator transcription factor encodes MTESVAELSVPRRIGLVEDHESVAIGLSAMLGPQPDLMLVATVGTVAELLKHPECRLGDTWSLDLVVLDLRLADDSTPEDNVRTLRENGVEVLVFTGAENPYLVRSAAQAGVLGVLRKSEGEAAVVAAVRRAASGEQVVTTDWAAALDGDPQLSRVGLSPRQEEVLTLYASGEKASRVARLTGLSEQTVNDYLGRIRQKYADAGRPAPTKTELYKRAVEDGWLPVPEHRRP; translated from the coding sequence GTGACCGAGAGTGTCGCGGAATTGAGCGTGCCACGCCGGATCGGACTGGTGGAAGACCACGAATCGGTGGCGATCGGATTGTCTGCGATGCTCGGGCCGCAACCGGATCTGATGCTGGTCGCGACCGTCGGCACGGTCGCCGAACTGCTGAAGCATCCGGAATGCCGCCTGGGCGATACGTGGTCGTTGGATCTGGTGGTGCTGGACCTGCGGCTCGCCGACGATTCCACGCCCGAGGACAATGTTCGGACGCTGCGGGAGAACGGTGTGGAAGTGCTGGTGTTCACCGGTGCCGAGAATCCGTACCTGGTGCGTTCGGCTGCACAAGCCGGGGTGCTGGGTGTACTCCGTAAATCGGAGGGTGAGGCCGCGGTGGTCGCCGCGGTGCGGCGCGCCGCCTCCGGGGAGCAGGTGGTGACGACCGACTGGGCAGCCGCTCTCGACGGGGATCCGCAGCTGTCGAGGGTCGGGTTGAGTCCCAGGCAGGAGGAGGTGCTCACCCTGTACGCGTCCGGGGAGAAAGCCTCCCGGGTGGCCCGGCTGACGGGGCTGTCGGAGCAGACCGTGAACGACTATCTGGGCCGGATCCGGCAGAAGTACGCCGACGCGGGACGTCCCGCGCCCACCAAGACCGAGCTGTACAAGCGGGCGGTGGAGGACGGGTGGCTGCCGGTGCCCGAGCATCGTCGGCCATGA
- a CDS encoding flavodoxin family protein has product MPRLLIVHHTPSPHMQAMFEAVLAGATDPEIEGVEVVRRAALALTPDEMLAADGYLLGTPANLGYMSGALKHAFDTCYYPCLDSTRGRPYGLYVHGNEGTEGAERSVESVTAGLGWVKAAGSVVVMGKPAKDDLEQCWELGATVAAQLMG; this is encoded by the coding sequence GTGCCGAGGTTGCTGATCGTCCATCACACGCCGTCCCCGCATATGCAGGCGATGTTCGAAGCGGTCCTGGCCGGGGCGACCGACCCGGAGATCGAAGGCGTGGAGGTGGTGCGCCGGGCGGCACTTGCCCTCACACCGGACGAGATGCTGGCCGCCGACGGTTATCTGCTGGGAACCCCTGCCAACCTGGGTTATATGTCCGGTGCGTTGAAGCATGCGTTCGACACCTGCTATTACCCGTGCCTGGACAGCACCCGCGGCAGGCCGTACGGGCTGTATGTCCACGGAAACGAGGGTACCGAGGGTGCCGAGCGGAGCGTGGAATCGGTGACCGCCGGACTGGGCTGGGTCAAGGCCGCGGGTTCGGTTGTGGTGATGGGCAAACCGGCGAAGGACGATCTCGAGCAGTGCTGGGAACTGGGCGCTACGGTCGCTGCCCAGCTGATGGGCTGA
- the dapB gene encoding 4-hydroxy-tetrahydrodipicolinate reductase has translation MTAPIRVGVLGARGKVGQAVCAAVEAAADLELVAAVDKDDALTRFNETGAQVVVDFTHPDVVMNNLQFLVENGIHAVVGTTGFDNARLERVRGWLAGRPEVGVLIAPNFAIGAVLSMRFAEQAARFFESVEVIELHHPNKADAPSGTAYRTAGIIAEARKQAGAAPVPDATTTELDGARGAEVDGVRVHSVRLAGLVAHQEVLFGTQGETLTIRHDSIDRSSFAPGVLLGVRQIGRRPGLTVGLDPFLDL, from the coding sequence GTGACGGCACCGATTCGGGTTGGCGTTCTGGGGGCGCGGGGCAAGGTCGGTCAGGCCGTCTGCGCGGCGGTCGAGGCGGCCGCCGATCTCGAACTGGTCGCCGCTGTGGACAAGGACGATGCGCTGACCCGGTTCAACGAGACGGGGGCTCAGGTGGTCGTGGACTTCACCCACCCCGATGTCGTGATGAACAATCTCCAGTTCCTGGTGGAGAACGGGATCCACGCTGTCGTCGGCACCACCGGATTCGACAATGCCCGGCTCGAGCGGGTGCGCGGCTGGCTGGCCGGCCGGCCGGAGGTCGGGGTGCTGATCGCGCCGAACTTCGCGATCGGCGCGGTGCTGTCCATGCGTTTCGCCGAACAGGCCGCCCGGTTCTTCGAATCGGTCGAGGTGATCGAACTGCATCATCCGAACAAGGCCGACGCCCCGTCGGGCACCGCTTACCGCACGGCCGGGATCATCGCCGAAGCCCGTAAACAGGCGGGGGCGGCGCCTGTCCCGGACGCGACGACCACCGAACTCGACGGGGCACGCGGCGCCGAGGTCGACGGGGTGCGGGTGCATTCGGTGCGCCTGGCGGGGTTGGTCGCCCATCAGGAAGTGCTGTTCGGCACCCAGGGGGAGACGCTCACCATCCGGCACGATTCGATCGACCGCTCGTCGTTCGCGCCCGGCGTCCTGCTCGGTGTGCGCCAGATCGGCCGCCGGCCCGGTCTCACCGTCGGGCTCGATCCGTTCCTCGACCTGTGA